The following are from one region of the Coffea eugenioides isolate CCC68of chromosome 2, Ceug_1.0, whole genome shotgun sequence genome:
- the LOC113760787 gene encoding beta-galactosidase 6-like produces the protein MGRMNMRTIITLLVILVVEGCYWERGVSTTVTYDHKALVIDGKRRILQSGSIHYPRATPDMWPGIISKAKEGGLDVIESYVFWNYHEPVRGQYYFEGRFDLVRFVKTVHEAGLYVHLRIGPYACAEWNYGGFPVWLHFIPGIKFRTSNELFKREMKRFLKKVVNLMKDENLFASQGGPIILAQVENEYGNVEDAYGVGGKLYVKWAAETAVSLNTTVPWVMCAQKDAPDPIINTCNGFYCDGFTPNSPSKPAMWTENYPGWFLAFGYPIPYRPVEDIAFAVARFFEKGGTFQNYYMYFGGTNFGRTAGGPLIATSYDYDAPLDEYGFIRQPKWGHLRDLHIAIKHCEDYLVEADPSRVSLGMNLEAHVYYKTSNDCAAFLANYDSKGDANVTFKGNSYFLPAWSVSILPDCKNVVFNTAKVVSQKTLDDVSFVRNTITRKSSLASSAWDWYKERVGIWGSNSFTASGLLEQINTTKDASDFLWYTTSVNVDEKIERDHKNVVVLSIASLGHAALVFVNKRPVGFGYGNHDDASFVLKKKISLNPGNNTLDVLSMIVGLQNYGPWFDIQGAGVNSVVLSGLKNAKENLSSKRWNYQVGLEGESLGLYKVNLQNSSLWKKGNALPTNQSLIWYKATFLAPDGKGPVSVDLSSMGKGQAWVNGRSIGRYWPAYHSPSTGCTDNCDYRGSYNAWKCLKKCGQPTQTLYHIPRHWLHAGENILVLHEEIGGDPSKISLVTRTGQEICASLSEADLPPSDTWNPKVGFSSEVPQVRLTCDQGWHIASIRFASFGTPEGDCGAYMQGSCHANVTSIYQQACVGKQQCSVPLFAANLRDPCPGVLKRVAVQALCSV, from the exons CTCTTGGTAATCTTGGTCGTTGAAGGCTGTTATTGGGAAAGAGGGGTTTCAACAACTGTAACTTATGATCATAAGGCATTGGTTATTGATGGAAAGAGGAGGATTTTGCAGTCAGGCTCCATACATTATCCACGAGCTACACCTGAT ATGTGGCCAGGCATTATTAGCAAGGCGAAAGAAGGAGGATTGGATGTGATCGAGAGTTACGTTTTCTGGAATTATCATGAACCTGTTCGAGGGCAG TATTACTTTGAGGGCAGATTTGATCTTGTAAGGTTCGTGAAGACGGTGCACGAAGCTGGCCTTTATGTCCATTTGAGAATTGGCCCCTACGCATGTGCTGAATGGAATTACGG GGGATTCCCTGTTTGGTTGCATTTTATTCCTGGAATTAAATTTCGAACTTCGAATGAACTTTTCAAG AGGGAAATGAAGCGTTTCCTGAAAAAAGTAGTCAACTTAATGAAGGATGAGAATCTATTTGCATCTCAAGGCGGTCCAATCATTCTTGCACAG GTAGAGAATGAATACGGGAATGTTGAGGATGCCTATGGAGTTGGTGGAAAGTTATATGTCAAATGGGCTGCTGAAACAGCTGTTAGTCTAAATACTACAGTCCCGTGGGTGATGTGTGCTCAGAAAGATGCACCCGATCCAATT ATAAACACATGCAATGGCTTTTATTGTGATGGATTCACCCCAAATTCCCCTTCCAAGCCAGCAATGTGGACAGAAAATTACCCTGGATG GTTTCTTGCATTTGGTTATCCCATCCCTTATCGACCTGTTGAGGACATTGCTTTTGCAGTAGCACGCTTTTTCGAGAAAGGTGGAACTTTTCAAAACTATTACATG TACTTCGGTGGCACCAACTTTGGGCGAACTGCAGGAGGTCCTTTGATTGCAACAAGCTATGATTATGATGCTCCACTGGATGAATATG GTTTTATTAGACAGCCAAAATGGGGACACCTGCGTGACTTGCACATTGCAATTAAGCATTGTGAAGACTATTTGGTTGAAGCAGATCCATCTAGAGTATCACTTGGTATGAACCTTGAG GCACACGTGTACTATAAAACTTCAAACGATTGTGCAGCCTTTCTTGCTAACTATGACAGCAAAGGAGATGCCAACGTCACATTCAAGGGGAATTCATATTTCCTTCCTGCTTGGTCTGTGAGCATTCTTCCAGACTGCAAAAATGTTGTTTTCAACACAGCAAAG GTTGTGTCCCAAAAGACCCTTGATGATGTTTCATTTGTACGTAATACGATTACAAGGAAGTCTTCTTTGGCGTCATCAGCATGGGATTGGTATAAAGAGAGAGTGGGCATTTGGGGCAGCAACTCATTTACAGCATCAGGTTTACTAGAGCAGATAAATACAACAAAAGATGCGAGTGATTTTCTATGGTACACAACAAG TGTAAATGTGGATGAGAAAATTGAACGAGATCACAAGAATGTAGTAGTCTTGAGTATTGCAAGTTTGGGGCATGCAGCACTCGTTTTCGTGAACAAGAGGCCAGTAG GATTTGGTTATGGTAATCATGATGATGCCAGCTTTGtgcttaaaaagaaaattagtcTCAACCCTGGAAACAACACGTTGGATGTATTGAGCATGATTGTTGGTTTGCAG AACTATGGACCATGGTTTGACATTCAAGGTGCAGGAGTTAATTCTGTTGTTCTCAGTGGTTTGAAGAATGCTAAGGAAAATCTTTCTTCAAAAAGATGGAACTATCAG GTGGGACTCGAAGGAGAATCCCTTGGATTATATAAAGTAAATCTTCAAAATAGTTCACTATGGAAAAAGGGAAATGCTTTACCGACCAATCAGAGCCTAATATGGTACAAG GCCACCTTTCTTGCTCCTGATGGAAAAGGTCCAGTATCCGTTGATCTCTCCAGCATGGGGAAGGGTCAAGCATGGGTAAATGGTCGGAGTATAGGGCGATACTGGCCTGCCTATCACTCTCCATCAACTGGCTGCACCGACAATTGTGACTACAGGGGAAGCTATAATGCGTGGAAATGCTTGAAGAAATGTGGTCAACCTACTCAAACATT GTACCATATACCACGCCATTGGTTACATGCAGGCGAGAATATACTCGTTCTCCACGAAGAGATAGGAGGTGACCCTTCAAAAATTTCTTTGGTCACACGGACTGGGCAAGAAATCTGTGCAAGTTTGTCAGAGGCTGACCTTCCACCTTCTGATACTTGGAACCCAAAAGTAGGATTTTCGTCTGAAGTCCCTCAAGTTCGGCTGACCTGCGACCAAGGTTGGCACATAGCTTCAATTCGCTTTGCCAGCTTTGGAACTCCAGAAGGAGATTGTGGAGCATACATGCAAGGGAGTTGTCATGCCAATGTGACTTCCATCTATCAACAG GCTTGCGTGGGCAAACAGCAATGTTCAGTTCCTCTCTTTGCAGCTAACCTCAGAGACCCATGTCCTGGGGTGCTGAAAAGGGTGGCAGTTCAAGCTCTTTGCAGTGTTTGA